The genomic DNA gagtcatattctggatgacagagatcacccaagcttgTGGAAGACTCGGTCTAAAGCGAACGGAgcggagtagaagacccgaactagaaaaagtcaatggggttgacttttccctccgaggcgcccggagctgtcctaGGCACccagaacagtccggggcgctcggaattgGCTTTTTAACCGGATCGATTTTTGACTagatctggacgttgggggataaagtttatccccccagggcgcctggaaccctcagggcgccccgaccaaggctataaatatagccttggtccagaagcttttcaacaactcaagcaattcattctttctacacttgtacgctttctctgtagttaagcttctgttttctacgcttcatcgttgtaagaggcttctccgcttgaaggagttcttagtacgatcattttccttagattaacaacctccccggttgtaaccaaatcaaatcttgtgagcctcgtctttttgtttgtttagttaattatttatgcaagtgttagtttaagagttcgagaaaggtttgatttttattttcaggatattcaactccccttctagccggccgacgcgatccaacatatctatcaatTGTTTGCTTCTagaggccataacttttgactcatatATCATAATAGGTCGATTTACACGTTAAATCAAAGCTTATTCAGAGATCTACATTTATTACAAAGTGAAACCCATAATAGACCAATTTCAAGTCCAAAAAACATTGTTTAAAGTTTTTTCAGGTCCATTAAtggattttaattaaaatttattaaatctagaGAACTTTAAACAAACTTATCCGAAGTGCAGTTTCTAAAGTATCCAAGAGTCGATACGTACCCAGAGATATTAGTTTGAAGtcattaataaaaataatgataagaaagttttcaaaatttatgtCTTTAAGGCAATTGACATATATACATAATTTATCGTAAGAATGTCAGAACTAGGCATGAACATCATAAATACATTTCGCTAAACTATCCTCATATATTATATGTCAACTGATCTGGTGGTCAAGGCAGGGGACCCCATTGCaagaggtcaacgccacgtggagatcaaagggtcgggggtccaccggaggaggatgagccgaccggactcggaagaaaaggatagaccgatcggctaaccgaggagcatccaacagtaaaaggtgccctgacaggggtcggggttccgacgctcaattgaaACAATGTCTAAGAGCTGAGCAGAAGGCactcgcccggaagtctccccagccTATCAATGCAAGCGACAGGCGAGGCGTgaggggcgtgccgcccggccggcgcaggggatgagggccgtccggatgacggtctccgtccagccggccggacgtacgtcccggccggcggtgggtaaagggggataggaacatcttctgacagccgtcaagtcttatggctaggtcatactccaagtctgacaacgaggtgttctgttgtcccatcgaagacgtgattggactgtagcagtatgatgtcaggtaaactttctgacagacacataccgaagtatgggctgcggacatgtatgtgcctcggtggacgcacaggaacccttccaccgttctatataacgagcctcatgcttcgccggaggtacgcagaaAAACACCTTTGGAGCTGcttttttccaccacttgcttgcctgacttgagcgtcggagggtcgccgccgggaaccccttcccggcccgacttctgtgcaggttcgccggagcttcgtgcctccagtcgaagatccacgtcagcagtcggagagcgccccgtgcccagcgtccgttgattcagcattcggacaggatcaatttggcgccgtctgtgggaactctcCTGCATCCGAATGGAAACaatggatgaagctggacgaccacacatggtgatgctctccatggagaaactcgacgctctgatagaGGCAAGagtagctaagctcgtggagcaacaggagCAGAAGGCTTAAGTAAAAGGATAAAGCAGCAGGCCACCTCCACCTTGGGGGGGCCGAGCGACCATGGGGGACCGACCGGGAAGTTTCGCCATCCTCCTAGCCTTGATAAATTTCGGCGagtacattgtatccacctcactccacgggtattcgggagttgagaaattgagtcagatcttATGCTGATCGACAGGTTAGTCTTTTAGATATAGTTTCTTTCGGGAATAGAATTCATCGTAATTTTCCGAAAGAaggcccgtgccgttcggccgggcgtatatcatCGGAGCCAAAGGCTtgacaacgaaggccccgagccattcggtcggaggtataatatccgagccaagcgctcgacgaagaaggccccgagccattcagCCAGAGGTATAgtatctgagccaagcgctcgatgccgaaggccccgagtcgttcggccggaggtataatattcgaGCCAAGCGGTTGACGAGGAAGACCCCGcgtcgttcggccaggagtacagtatccgagccgttcggccgggagtatgttatccgagccaagtgctcgacaaagaagaccccgagccgtttggccgggagtatgttatccgagccaagcgctcgacggagaagaccccgagccgttcggccgggagtacgttatccgagcggggtgaaaggtgcgctaaatgtaaatttatatacatttcggtcgcctatgtccttgtaatgcaggaagcaaaattataaaGATGGCAAATATCTTCGCCGACCGGCTGTGTTAAaagtagccttaaaggccgtcgagttccgatgttaaatatcgagagacgagccggcgtctataaacgtccgagcggaagaccgtcgagctccgacgttaaatatcgagagacgagccggcgtctataaacgtccgagcggaagaccgtcgagctccgacgttaaatatcgagagacgagccgacgtctataaacgtccgagcggaagaccgtcgagctccgacgttaaatatcgagagacgagccggcgtctataaacgtccgagcagaagaccgtcgagttccgacgttcaatatcgagagatgagccgacgtctataaacgtccgaacggaagaccgtcgagctccgacgttaaatatcgagagacgagccggcgtctataaacgtccgagcggaagaccgtcgagctccgacgttaaatatcgagagacgagccggcgtctataaacgtccgagcggaagaccgtcgagctccgacgttaaatatcgagagacgagccggcgtctataaacgtccgagaggaagaccgtcgagctccgactttaAATATCGATAGACGAGCTGGCGTccataaacgtccgagcggctcgcattgCAAAAATCTAgcaaaaacccctttgaggtaaggcgcaaagcaaaagatggttaattagaattaaaaatgtgaGCACGTGAACGAGTGACGTTCGCGCGCCTAGCGGCTGCCCAATTGCATGGCGAAAGACGTTATTGACGGCAAGCTGCTTGAGTCCACGTTAGAGCGTGAAgtcgagcggaggagttttaaagaacacttaatgttacgaaagaaaaatttcttaccaaaacaaaagttgaaggaatGGAAAAGATAATCTATTTATGCCAAGCACTGAGCAAACCAAAAAAGTTACGGCAaaaaataagtttggccgaacggcaagggtacaaaaaagttgatgaaaaacactcctcacgcgtcaaaatcaaaaagtgcaccaggaatggcgcccatcacggtagccagatcctctgggggggatggtcagctcggcgggaaggtggcccttggtcttcaagtgatccatagccgccttgatcgcctcttcaaaggtgagggagatcttgtcagtaaatttctccccaaaggcatccgagcggacgaatgccttcctcacttcctcagagcgagccgactccccctcctgatactctttgagcgcggccTGGGAGGCATCGTTGGCAGCATGGAGAGCCtttaagtcttcatcaaatttcagcaaatcggccgagcggctctccttctcggtggtcagaagggcatccagatccttgatgcgttgctctagccctctgatctccaccttcattcggtccatgtcatcgatggtctggcgcttccgagtggtcgccgtcttgatctccttatctcgttgtttgaccaccgcttcaagccgagcgacctcgctcgccagatcagaagctcgtttccgttcggcttccagtaatcttttggccttctccagagcggccgtcggtTGTCGGTTGTCCCCTGCGGCTttaagttttttcaattcatcctccagctcggccaaccggttgctaatggcaatctgctccacccagttctgcgagcaaaagtgaacaggttaaaaacttaattcaaatacacgaacaaagaaaaagagcatacctcggtggcctgttgaaggttgctgtcgccgagctgcccgggagtcatcgcgGTTATTCGGCaccgagcatcctcccaagcttttgcaagagggcccgtcaaggtgatctgctgctcggggaccgctagccgatcagcagcagccatatattcctctgaggggaggcgcaggacggttttaattaaattcgggccgctcggctcgctctgagaagcatcggccttaccggatggcccacccggtggacgaggagggaagctcgcccaaacgcctgatacggcgcatagttcttgaagggctggacggcggcacctcatagcttgccctcggagagccatgtggggtcggggtactctctagagAAATGGTCCCAGATAacatcggagcatccgcgccccgctcgggttgTGGCTCATCAAAGGCAGTTGATGCAGATGCCGACTCTGGCCGTCTGTGCTTCCGAGTGAGCAGgggaacatcatcggccgaacggcccaccacctcggcttgggtagaaggttctgtgccgcccgctgcctcgtcgtgagaggtagtagctgctaaggcttcaggggcatcctgagtcGCCTCACCTACTTCGCCGGTCGGATCagctggatcaaggccccgctcggcgacccccttgttcttcaccgcctcaatctgagcggctttcaatttgagcttctcggtcgccttagcacgccacataacttcagctgcagaaacaaagattaaatcaattagaacaaaagaaaaaggagggatgagaatcgcttactcatgctgcagggcagatcggctggggtagaagacaggccgaatatatacattactcccggaaggagcagcttgtcaatgtgatagcgctgacccaccaaccgctcgcccgcatgaaggtaggccgcatcgcctctaaatttgccgagctccagttgcaccggcatcgccgtctgccacttggtacggaaagttggcggctcgggaaaacgcacatagaaaaagtgctccttccaatatttgttggagcttggcatattatcaaaaaggacgaaacctatcctagactggaaaataaaggtaccccactcggcttgcttgggataaaaaaagtagtgaaaaatcttagggtcgagggggatgttgttcagtttaaaaaggactatcactccgctcaacagcctaatggagttagggactacctggccgagcggaatgcgaaaataattacagacttgtaagaagaacttgtggggtggaaaacgcagcccggccaaaaattggtctcggaagaaaagaacggtgccgggcggcggttcatgtggCCGGTCGGTGGTGTCAGCTACTATGATGTGGTAGTCGGTCggcagatcataggttcgagtgaggcgcaaggcgtcctcctcgtcgaaccaactttccatggtcgaataccaaaaACCAGGAGCACCGCCGGTCAGCTGTGAGGTACTGTCATGGTATAAGGCCAGGGATGGACGCGTGATGGAaggaaggagaaataaaactaggaaagagtgcgggatgataaaagaaatagctaatagagagaagaaaggagaggcagcaaggaaaaggaagccttacgggcaagggagatgatcggaagaagctgtagggtcgccggagagccggaacgcaaggtcgccggagaagaaaggagcagcgagacgtcgggaggagatgaggccgaaatgcggcggaaagcggaagtcggagctttataagggcggccgctatcaatttcagccgtccgatccaggtcgtcgataacgaggtcatcatccagccgttcatttcaaacggcggctgtcccatcggaagtgacgccactgCCATACCCTGACAAGAGAAAGGTAGCCACGTGTCAGCAAGTTACGGGTTAACGCATGTGGTTGACAGACGCCTCGGCATAATttccaaggcacgggcaagatatcGCCGAACGGCCGAGCAACCCTCAGCCTGTCCGAGCGGACTAAGGTATTGGTTGCCACTCGATCAgctcggcagtccagtcagtcggacttcgcctccttcgactagacttgaggggaaggcaagtgatccggtggtcaaggcaggggcccccattgcaagaggtcaacgtcacgtggagatcaaagggccgggggtccaccggaggaggatgagccgaccggactcggaagaaaaggatagaccgatcggctaaccgaggagcatccaacagtaaaagttgccctgacaggggtcggggttccgacgctcagttgaaacaatgTCTAAGAGCCGAGCAGAAGACACTCGCTCGGAAGTCTCCCCAGCCTATCAATGCAAGCGACAGGCGAGGCGTgaggggcgtgccgcccggccggcgcaggggatgagggtcgtccggacgacggtctccgtccagccggccggacgtacgtcccggccggcggtgggtaaagggggataggaacatcttctgacagccgtcaagtcctatggctaggccatactccaagtctgacaacgaggtgttctgttgtcccatcgaggatgtgattggactgtagcagtatggtgtcaggtaagctttctgacagacacataccgaagtatgggctgcggacatgtatgtgcctcggtggacgcacaggaacccttccaccgttctatataacgagcctcatgcttcgccggaggtacgcagaaAAACACCTTTGGAGCTGcttttttccaccacttgcttgcctgacttgagcgtcggagggtcgccgccgggaacctcttcccggcccgacttctgtgcaggttcgtcggagcttcgtgcctccagtcgaagatccacgtcagcagtcggagagcgccccatgcccagcgtccgttgattcagcattcggacatgatcatcaacttatcaaaaatttaaattccCTAGATTCATCAATGAGTTTTAGTCAAAACCCATTGATGAATCTAAGAGCTCTAATTGGATCCATTctaatttttatggatttttataaTTCTTCGAAATCTAAATATATCATTTTTTactatttataaaaaaatcaacACCGATCCTGTCGGAAATATGAGAAGATGGAACTGCAAAATGACATGGCTGAAACGCAGACCAAGTCGCCATGACCCAGAAGGGGAGTGTGATGAGCTGTCTTCTATGTTGACCCTGTCGTAAAAAAATCTCTGATCAACGCTATCTGCAGGCAGGGCCCGGGATTCTCCGGTCTCTGGCACCCCAATGTTCGAGGCAGATCCCACGGATATATAAGGAACAGATTAATGGTagaataatgaaataaataaagAATTAGTACAGTGACATACCCCTGGCACAAGGGAGCACTCTCGGATGGATTGGTGAGCTAATCGCGAGCTAATCGAGTTGTCGTGATCCGGAAGAGTAGATAAATGTGAGCCGAAGGAGTCGGATCTGATGTCACAGAGCCGGACCTGACGACATGGAGCCGGATGCGATAGGGATCTGTCGGCACATAGTTGGATGCGGTCTGGATCGCCAGAATATGACAGCGACCTGTAGGTCGGAATACAACAATAGCTCGAAGATCGAAATACAACAACGACTCGATGGGCGGAACAGAATAGTGGCTCAAAGGTCGGAGATAGGCTATATCAAAGGAGTGAATGCTGGATCATCATCGGGCATGTACAGTCGGCTGGATCTGAGGGGCATACGGTAACGATGATGATCCAAAGAACAGCTGAAGACGTGTCATCCGACTGTGGTCGTCGATCGGCTACAAGCAACATTGGTCGCTGGAGGTTGTGAGGAGGCCGAAGACGACTCATGGGTCAAAGACGGCTCGTGAGTCAGAAAGGGGTGTGCCTCTTTCTTCCCTTCTCTAACTTTTATATAGAGGGGACCTACCAAGGGGGTGTGCCTCTTTGAGGGAAGGTCAAGAGTTGCATCCCATTGAAGAATGTCATAAAGGAGAAGGGAAGGAAAAGTCTAAAAGATGTTCTCtattaaaggaggaagagaaatctAAAAAGTATTCCTCTTAGagggaggaaggaaaaaaatcTCTCCTCTCCATATGGCTCTTATCCATCCCACAATTCCTCTAAGAGAGAGGAAGGAAAAAAATCTCTCCTCTCCATATGGCTCTTATCCATCCCACAATTCCTCTAAGAGAGAGGAAGGAAAAAAATCTCTCCCCTCTATATGGCTCTTATCCATCCCACATCCAACATCATATTGATactgatatttaaattttttatgtcgTGGTGCTTGTTTTTATATAATTATACTACTGTGATACTGACTTTAAAATTAAAGTCACAGCAGTGCTAATATATTAAGTTatggtattaatttttaaaaaccaacACTATAATTATATTGATGTTTAAAAATTAGTACCAGGTTTAAGATTTGATcatgttttttaaaaatcatccCCAAAAgatcttttattttattaatttaattattaattattaattttttataattagaCATTAAAAAAGTTTATAGTAACAAAATCACAACGGTATATTGCTCGTTTTTCTGGGCAAACTGAAACTTTAGGGCCGGCGCCCTTTGCGAAATTGCCGAATGTTTTTTCTTTATTGACGGGATAGCCATCAAATAATTGTGAgcgttttttattttatttattaaaaaagacttttttaagataaaaaaaataaggaaaattgagtCGTTTCTGTTTATGTGTATACAAAAGAAACCGATAGCAATTAACAAGTcagttttttattattattttattacagTTCATTGGTTAGCTCATTTTTTTATTCTCACCCAGCAACCTCCGTAGGTTACGAAAGGGAAAGAAACAAAAGGGCGTGAATTCTACAAAAAAGGGAGTGTATTTATTATAGTTCTCCATCCCCCCGTCTCCGGCGACTGCATGGAGGACCCTGACGGAGCCTTCAGTTTCGACTTCGAGGGCGGCCTCGATGCTGCCGCCGACCTATCCGCCGGATCCTTCGCGCCGCCCGACCATGCCGACGCCGCTGCGATCACGGGCGCGACGCCGCCTTACTCGGCGGGCGGCGCGCCTGCTGACGGCTACGGAAGGCGGAACTTTCGGAAGACCGTATGCCGCCACTGGCTTCGTGGCCTCTGCATGATGGGCGACGCCTGCGCCTTCCTTCACCAGTATGACAAGGA from Zingiber officinale cultivar Zhangliang chromosome 4A, Zo_v1.1, whole genome shotgun sequence includes the following:
- the LOC121973112 gene encoding 30-kDa cleavage and polyadenylation specificity factor 30-like, which produces MEDPDGAFSFDFEGGLDAAADLSAGSFAPPDHADAAAITGATPPYSAGGAPADGYGRRNFRKTVCRHWLRGLCMMGDACAFLHQYDKDRMPVCRFFRLNGGCREQDCLYRHITADIKECNMYKLGFCPNGPDCRYRHAKHPGPPPPVEEVFEKIQQLNSQLWFFKISSSHHQPLD